A window from bacterium encodes these proteins:
- a CDS encoding small, acid-soluble spore protein, alpha/beta type, translating into MAERDTEKRSSENQEFKGEMTVREAGQKGGERVKELVEEGKEQEQGKGRQQ; encoded by the coding sequence ATGGCTGAGCGTGACACCGAGAAACGTTCGAGCGAAAACCAAGAGTTCAAGGGCGAGATGACGGTTAGGGAAGCTGGGCAAAAGGGCGGTGAGCGGGTCAAGGAGCTCGTCGAAGAAGGCAAGGAGCAAGAGCAAGGCAAAGGTCGCCAGCAGTGA
- a CDS encoding SCO family protein, with translation MAGLKLSWTWLVGGLFAGAIALAAVFSMLLPQGPAPLADVPMTDHHGKPASWSSYRGKWLIVYFGYTGCPDACPTGLTEIAKEMKDLGKDAEKVQVALVTLDPERDTTKLLAGYVPYFNPTFVGLRPERAQLEAVIKPFGVQYEKTPGKSGQGYEINHSLDFFVLDPDGRLQSRFLTPLPPGAFRKTLQLAS, from the coding sequence ATGGCAGGGCTCAAGCTGTCGTGGACTTGGCTTGTTGGGGGGCTTTTCGCCGGTGCGATCGCGCTGGCGGCCGTTTTCAGCATGCTGCTGCCGCAGGGCCCGGCGCCGCTCGCGGACGTGCCCATGACCGACCACCACGGCAAGCCCGCGAGCTGGTCCAGTTACCGCGGCAAGTGGCTGATCGTCTATTTCGGCTACACGGGCTGCCCGGATGCCTGCCCCACCGGCCTCACCGAGATCGCCAAGGAGATGAAGGATCTCGGCAAGGACGCCGAGAAGGTCCAGGTGGCGCTCGTCACCCTGGATCCCGAGCGGGATACCACCAAGCTGCTTGCCGGCTACGTGCCCTACTTCAATCCCACCTTCGTGGGCCTCAGGCCCGAGCGCGCTCAGCTGGAAGCGGTGATCAAGCCCTTCGGCGTCCAGTACGAGAAGACCCCCGGCAAGTCCGGCCAGGGCTACGAGATCAACCACTCGCTCGATTTCTTCGTGCTCGACCCTGACGGCCGCCTCCAGAGCCGCTTCCTCACCCCGCTGCCGCCGGGGGCCTTCCGCAAGACCCTGCAACTCGCTTCCTAG
- the arsC gene encoding arsenate reductase (glutaredoxin) (This arsenate reductase requires both glutathione and glutaredoxin to convert arsenate to arsenite, after which the efflux transporter formed by ArsA and ArsB can extrude the arsenite from the cell, providing resistance.), translating to MSDVVIYHNPRCSKSRQALALVEEAGVTPSVVKYLDTPPSAEELDAILKKLGMEPQQLMRTGEDRYKELGLGAKTLSREEAIAVMVANPVLIERPIVIKGDKAVVARPPERAQELLG from the coding sequence GTGTCCGACGTCGTCATCTACCACAACCCTCGCTGCAGCAAGAGCCGCCAGGCCCTCGCCCTCGTCGAAGAAGCGGGCGTCACCCCTTCGGTCGTCAAGTACCTCGACACCCCGCCGAGCGCCGAGGAACTGGACGCCATCCTGAAGAAGCTCGGGATGGAGCCCCAGCAGCTGATGCGCACCGGCGAGGACCGGTACAAGGAGCTGGGCCTCGGGGCCAAGACCCTCTCGCGCGAAGAGGCGATCGCGGTGATGGTCGCGAACCCGGTCCTCATCGAGCGCCCCATCGTCATCAAGGGCGACAAGGCCGTCGTGGCGCGCCCGCCCGAGCGCGCTCAGGAACTGCTCGGCTAG
- a CDS encoding arsenical efflux pump membrane protein ArsB: MNPAFYLSSALLALCILLIVWRPFRLPVVAPPVAGAAVLLVTGLTPPSAIATVWGLVWDATLTLLGLMMISLVLDRGGFFRWCAGRIALASGGSGTRAWWGLMLLAWATTAVLANDGAMLILVPIYAELLLKSGATRAQVYAFLFPVGFLIDVASTPLVTSNLTNIMAADYFRLGFGEYARLMAVPSLVLGLAALGFGWLAFRAHVPERLPLSAAVAPRPKGLVFAAGWTALAALGLGFCLAHVFHWPVCAVVGAVALGLLAVGFASGELAVVDLPRLTPWHVPVFALSLFVMVEAVARTGGQHLLAEAWLAAAPGLRPLAVGGTIGALAAGLNNLPALLLGLLSFGQVPEVATPAAIASSVVGANVAPKLTPYGSLATLLWMGLLGAKGFHVGWGEYMRYALRLTPPVLVLGLLAAWLIA; this comes from the coding sequence ATGAACCCGGCTTTCTACCTGTCTTCGGCGCTGCTTGCGCTCTGCATCCTGCTCATCGTCTGGCGGCCGTTTCGCTTGCCCGTGGTGGCGCCCCCCGTGGCGGGGGCTGCCGTGCTGCTGGTGACGGGGCTGACCCCGCCCTCGGCGATCGCGACGGTGTGGGGCCTGGTCTGGGATGCGACCCTCACCCTGCTCGGGCTCATGATGATCTCGCTGGTGCTCGATCGCGGGGGCTTCTTCCGCTGGTGCGCCGGGCGCATCGCGCTCGCGAGCGGCGGCAGCGGCACGCGGGCGTGGTGGGGCCTGATGCTGCTCGCTTGGGCGACCACCGCGGTGCTTGCCAACGACGGGGCCATGCTGATCCTGGTGCCCATCTACGCCGAGTTGTTGCTCAAGAGCGGCGCGACGCGCGCCCAGGTCTACGCCTTCCTCTTCCCCGTGGGCTTCCTCATCGACGTTGCGAGCACGCCCCTGGTCACGAGCAACCTCACCAACATCATGGCGGCGGACTACTTCCGCCTCGGCTTCGGGGAATACGCCCGCCTGATGGCCGTCCCGAGCCTGGTGCTGGGCCTCGCCGCGCTGGGCTTCGGCTGGCTGGCCTTCCGCGCGCATGTGCCCGAGCGCCTGCCCCTCTCGGCGGCTGTGGCCCCGCGCCCCAAGGGGCTGGTCTTCGCGGCCGGCTGGACGGCCCTTGCCGCGCTCGGCCTCGGCTTTTGCCTCGCCCACGTCTTCCACTGGCCGGTCTGCGCGGTGGTGGGGGCGGTGGCCCTGGGCTTGCTCGCGGTGGGTTTCGCCTCGGGGGAGCTTGCGGTCGTCGACCTGCCGCGCTTGACCCCGTGGCACGTCCCGGTCTTCGCCCTGAGCCTCTTCGTCATGGTCGAGGCCGTCGCCCGAACGGGCGGACAGCACCTGCTCGCCGAAGCGTGGCTTGCGGCTGCACCCGGCTTGCGCCCGCTCGCCGTGGGCGGGACCATCGGGGCCCTCGCGGCGGGGCTCAATAACCTACCGGCCTTGCTGCTCGGCCTTCTGAGCTTCGGCCAGGTGCCCGAGGTCGCCACTCCTGCGGCCATCGCGTCGAGCGTGGTGGGCGCGAACGTGGCGCCCAAGCTGACCCCATACGGCTCGCTCGCCACCCTGCTTTGGATGGGGCTCTTGGGGGCCAAGGGCTTCCATGTCGGTTGGGGTGAGTACATGCGCTACGCCCTGCGCCTGACCCCGCCGGTCCTGGTCCTGGGTCTCCTGGCTGCTTGGCTCATAGCGTGA
- a CDS encoding PD40 domain-containing protein, whose product MKKLLAALAFTVGLGALTAPAFAATSFEPGIEWKTLESDHFRVNYPPGLEQLGRRALAYAEDAHKKLAPYMGVKPYEKTEIVCFDTYDDTNANASNYPHNRIMLNLHPPSPDSGFAMGRYDDWMRYVILHEYTHILHINATPWELAQLNAILGQLFFSNVQLQGIPRSLTAYIPQLMMESPRFITEGWAVTTESKFTPGGRAKEGDLDMRLRMAALAGKLYGIDQVNGSYELEWPAGGNEYDYGTSFFQYLVETYGDDKPAAILRALGRAPWLGIDFAVGQVIPGKNGSTIWNETMAWLKQRSDRQLAQIKEHPLTEARALTASGRHHHHPRWLPDGSITITESYKGKGSALVKVATGEKPAITRLFGKAAIGDAVPTTDGRYIYYAAQGDDRFASYSDLYRFDTTTRQVKQLTTNRRAAEPAISPDGSRIVAVTTAEGSNYLVLFDGEGKELKRLTNPTAEATYANPNWSPDGKRLVVSRWKGGRYNLVELNPETLAQKELTSGDALDFYPAYTPDGKYVTFTSDRSGVFNLYALRLSDGTLKRLTNVIGGAFDGRVSPDGKQLAFIDYDAAGYDLKVMPFAPDKGIPMAMNEAYTSDFKGRFVSRVTPAPTQVEMDFALSATPRPYSPWPTLAPNNYLPFAAINQFGAQAGFATHGRDVLYQHFYYLYGGGYVTGIPALAGHPYLGFTYQNDQWMPSLSIEYSKGPSPSLYGVLNNAPVYLWQDQQTLNLQARMPGIPTPLIGSNWVTGDSVVMGLRTVHNQNYMLSDANLKQFSEIPAGTAVPASPIVQNGGLSNSVYAMYQKANNFRRTYGVSPEGGSISTLGAEVGVPVLGGSTNYQRVWGDYRQYVSLPWTHHVLAVRGLTGLNFGQNGGQFTVGGWDASNRILNQMDLTAATDVFTSRVGLRGYDAVLANTGNQIAVLSAEYRFPIAEVNRGLWTLPFYLDRVYGAVGYEAANVWASPFMSDGAFRFDRTLHGASLELRSQLSLWRYIKTDMRLGVAQGLSTPAGGFVNPSTQFIFGFGNAF is encoded by the coding sequence ATGAAGAAGTTACTCGCTGCCCTGGCCTTCACCGTTGGGCTTGGCGCCCTCACTGCCCCGGCCTTCGCCGCCACCAGCTTCGAGCCAGGCATCGAATGGAAGACCCTCGAAAGCGATCACTTCCGGGTCAACTACCCGCCCGGCCTCGAGCAGCTCGGCCGTCGCGCCCTGGCTTACGCCGAGGACGCCCACAAGAAGCTCGCCCCCTACATGGGCGTCAAACCCTACGAAAAGACCGAGATCGTCTGCTTCGACACCTACGACGACACCAACGCCAACGCGAGCAACTATCCCCACAACCGGATCATGCTCAACCTGCACCCGCCCTCGCCCGACTCGGGCTTCGCCATGGGCCGGTACGACGACTGGATGCGCTACGTCATCCTCCACGAGTACACCCACATCCTGCACATCAACGCGACGCCCTGGGAGCTGGCGCAACTCAACGCCATCCTCGGCCAGCTCTTCTTCAGCAACGTGCAGCTCCAGGGCATCCCCCGCTCGCTGACCGCCTACATCCCGCAGCTCATGATGGAGAGCCCCCGGTTCATCACCGAGGGCTGGGCCGTCACCACCGAGTCCAAATTCACCCCCGGCGGCCGCGCCAAGGAGGGCGACCTGGACATGCGCCTGCGCATGGCGGCCCTTGCCGGCAAGCTGTACGGCATCGACCAGGTCAACGGCTCCTACGAGCTGGAGTGGCCCGCAGGCGGCAACGAGTACGACTACGGCACCTCCTTCTTCCAGTACCTGGTCGAGACCTACGGCGACGACAAGCCTGCCGCGATCCTGCGCGCGCTGGGCCGCGCCCCGTGGCTCGGCATCGACTTCGCCGTCGGCCAGGTCATCCCCGGCAAGAACGGCAGCACCATCTGGAACGAGACCATGGCCTGGCTCAAGCAGCGGAGCGATCGCCAGCTCGCCCAGATCAAGGAGCACCCGCTCACCGAGGCCCGCGCCCTGACCGCCTCGGGCCGCCACCACCACCATCCCCGCTGGCTGCCGGATGGCTCGATCACCATCACCGAATCGTACAAGGGCAAGGGCTCGGCCCTGGTCAAGGTCGCCACCGGTGAGAAGCCCGCCATCACCCGCCTCTTCGGCAAGGCCGCCATCGGCGACGCGGTACCGACCACGGACGGGCGCTACATCTACTACGCCGCCCAGGGGGACGATCGCTTCGCGAGCTACTCGGACCTCTACCGCTTCGACACCACCACCCGCCAGGTCAAGCAGCTCACCACCAACCGTCGCGCCGCAGAGCCCGCCATCTCGCCGGACGGCAGCCGGATCGTCGCGGTCACGACCGCCGAAGGCAGCAACTACCTGGTGCTCTTCGACGGCGAGGGCAAAGAACTCAAGCGCCTCACCAATCCGACCGCCGAGGCCACCTACGCGAACCCCAACTGGTCGCCCGACGGCAAGCGCCTGGTCGTCTCTCGCTGGAAGGGCGGCCGCTACAACCTCGTCGAGCTGAACCCCGAGACCCTCGCCCAGAAGGAACTGACCTCGGGGGATGCCCTCGACTTCTACCCGGCCTACACCCCCGACGGCAAGTACGTGACCTTCACCTCGGACCGCAGCGGCGTCTTCAACCTCTACGCCCTACGCCTCTCGGACGGTACGCTCAAGCGCCTCACCAACGTCATCGGCGGCGCCTTCGACGGCCGGGTCTCGCCGGACGGCAAGCAGCTCGCCTTCATCGACTACGACGCTGCGGGCTACGACCTCAAGGTCATGCCCTTCGCCCCCGACAAGGGCATCCCGATGGCCATGAACGAGGCCTACACCAGCGACTTCAAGGGCCGCTTCGTCTCGCGCGTGACCCCGGCCCCCACGCAGGTCGAAATGGACTTCGCCCTCTCGGCCACCCCCCGGCCCTACAGCCCGTGGCCGACGCTCGCCCCGAACAACTACCTGCCCTTCGCCGCCATCAACCAGTTCGGCGCGCAGGCGGGCTTCGCCACTCACGGCCGTGACGTGCTCTACCAGCACTTCTACTACCTGTACGGCGGCGGCTACGTCACGGGGATCCCGGCGCTCGCCGGTCACCCGTACCTGGGCTTCACCTACCAGAACGACCAGTGGATGCCCTCGCTCTCCATCGAGTACAGCAAGGGTCCCTCGCCCAGCCTGTACGGGGTCCTGAACAACGCCCCCGTCTACCTCTGGCAGGACCAGCAAACGTTGAACCTCCAGGCGCGCATGCCGGGCATCCCCACGCCGCTCATCGGGTCGAACTGGGTGACGGGCGACAGCGTCGTGATGGGGCTGCGCACCGTTCACAACCAGAACTACATGCTCAGTGACGCCAACCTGAAACAATTCAGCGAGATCCCGGCAGGCACCGCCGTTCCCGCCTCGCCCATCGTGCAAAACGGTGGCCTCTCGAACAGCGTCTACGCCATGTACCAGAAGGCGAACAACTTCCGCCGGACCTACGGCGTGAGCCCCGAGGGCGGCTCCATCTCGACACTCGGTGCCGAGGTCGGCGTCCCGGTGCTCGGCGGCTCGACCAACTACCAGCGGGTGTGGGGGGACTACCGCCAGTACGTCTCGCTGCCCTGGACCCACCACGTGCTCGCCGTGCGTGGCCTGACGGGCCTGAACTTCGGGCAGAACGGCGGCCAGTTCACGGTCGGCGGCTGGGATGCGAGCAACCGCATCCTCAACCAGATGGACCTGACGGCAGCGACCGACGTCTTCACCAGCCGCGTGGGGCTCAGGGGCTACGACGCGGTGCTCGCCAACACCGGCAACCAGATCGCCGTGCTCAGCGCCGAGTACCGCTTCCCGATCGCCGAGGTCAACCGCGGGCTGTGGACCCTGCCCTTCTACCTGGACCGGGTCTACGGCGCGGTGGGCTACGAGGCCGCGAACGTCTGGGCCTCGCCCTTCATGTCGGACGGCGCCTTCCGCTTCGATCGCACCCTGCACGGCGCCTCGCTCGAACTGCGCAGCCAGCTGAGCCTGTGGCGGTACATCAAGACCGACATGCGCCTCGGCGTGGCCCAGGGCCTCAGCACGCCCGCAGGCGGCTTCGTGAACCCCTCGACCCAGTTCATCTTCGGGTTCGGGAACGCGTTCTAG
- the hemE gene encoding uroporphyrinogen decarboxylase, with amino-acid sequence MENNSTEHRLIRAARRLPNDRPPVWIMRQAGRYMAEFRAIRAKVDFLTLCRTPDLAAEVTMQPIDKVGVDAAIIFSDILIPLTPMGMDVYFDDKGPHLGNPIRTLADIDRLRIPVAAEETPYTGEALKLTKQALGGRLPLIGFAGAPWTLAAYMVEGGGSKNYSHIKALMYREPAAFHRLMDKLADTLIDYLRYQIASGADIVQIFESWGGYLSPEDYRTFALPATKKIIEGVQDMGKPIILYMNGAGHVLEDLANSGADCVGIDWRVDIADAFKRIGDRVAIQGNMDPCRLYGSPETIRAEVRRIAAAVGDRPGHIFNLGHGILPDVPVEHAQAFVQAVKELAASPVA; translated from the coding sequence ATGGAAAACAACTCGACCGAGCATCGCCTCATCCGCGCCGCGCGCCGCCTTCCCAACGATCGGCCCCCGGTCTGGATCATGCGTCAGGCGGGCCGTTACATGGCCGAGTTCCGCGCCATCCGCGCCAAGGTGGACTTCCTCACCCTCTGCCGCACCCCGGATCTGGCCGCCGAGGTCACCATGCAGCCCATCGACAAGGTCGGGGTGGACGCGGCGATCATCTTCTCGGACATCCTCATCCCCCTGACCCCCATGGGGATGGACGTCTACTTCGACGACAAGGGCCCCCACCTGGGCAACCCCATCCGCACCCTGGCTGACATCGACCGCCTGCGCATCCCCGTCGCGGCCGAGGAGACTCCCTACACCGGCGAGGCCCTCAAGCTCACCAAGCAGGCCCTCGGCGGCCGCCTGCCGCTCATCGGCTTCGCCGGTGCGCCCTGGACCCTCGCGGCCTACATGGTCGAGGGCGGCGGCTCCAAGAACTACAGCCACATCAAGGCCCTGATGTACCGCGAGCCCGCGGCCTTCCACCGCCTGATGGACAAGCTCGCCGACACCCTGATCGACTACCTGCGCTACCAGATCGCCTCGGGCGCCGACATCGTCCAGATCTTCGAGAGCTGGGGCGGCTACCTCTCGCCCGAGGACTACCGCACCTTCGCCCTGCCCGCCACCAAGAAGATCATCGAAGGCGTCCAGGACATGGGCAAGCCCATCATCCTGTACATGAACGGCGCGGGCCACGTCCTCGAAGACCTGGCCAACTCGGGCGCCGACTGCGTCGGCATCGACTGGCGCGTGGACATCGCCGACGCCTTCAAGCGCATCGGCGATCGCGTCGCCATCCAGGGCAACATGGACCCCTGCCGCCTCTACGGCAGCCCCGAGACCATTCGCGCCGAGGTGCGCCGTATCGCGGCGGCGGTGGGCGATCGCCCGGGCCACATCTTCAACCTGGGCCACGGCATCCTGCCGGACGTGCCGGTCGAGCACGCGCAGGCCTTCGTCCAGGCCGTCAAGGAGCTCGCCGCCTCTCCCGTCGCGTAA
- the hemF gene encoding oxygen-dependent coproporphyrinogen oxidase, whose translation MSTTTTTTQAVKAYLQGLQADIIEHIEGIDGGRFLRDAWERPEGGGGLTCLIEGGDVIERGGVAFSHVFGTKMPPSATAHRPELVGGSWEAMGVSLVLHPRNPYAPTVHMNVRMFSATKPGMDPVWWFGGGMDMTPYYGFEEDAVHFHQQCRDALAPFGEDYHPRFKKWCDDYFYLKHRKEPRGIGGIFFDDFADQDFDFSFALMQSVGDHFLGAYAPILDRRKDTPYGERERDFQAYRRGRYVEFNLVWDRGTLFGLQSGGRTESILMSMPPMAAWRYDWHPEAGSPEAKLYTDFLISKDWI comes from the coding sequence ATGAGCACGACCACCACCACGACCCAAGCGGTCAAGGCCTACCTCCAGGGCCTGCAGGCCGACATCATCGAGCACATTGAGGGCATCGACGGCGGCCGCTTCCTGCGTGACGCATGGGAGCGCCCCGAGGGCGGCGGCGGGCTCACCTGCCTGATCGAGGGCGGTGACGTCATCGAGCGGGGCGGGGTCGCCTTCTCCCACGTCTTCGGGACGAAGATGCCCCCCTCGGCCACGGCCCACCGGCCGGAGCTCGTCGGAGGGTCGTGGGAGGCCATGGGCGTCTCCTTGGTGCTTCACCCGCGCAACCCCTACGCGCCGACGGTCCACATGAATGTGCGCATGTTCTCGGCCACCAAGCCGGGCATGGATCCCGTCTGGTGGTTCGGCGGCGGCATGGACATGACCCCTTACTACGGCTTCGAGGAGGACGCGGTCCACTTCCACCAGCAGTGCCGCGACGCGCTTGCACCCTTCGGCGAGGACTACCACCCGCGCTTCAAGAAGTGGTGCGACGACTACTTCTACCTCAAGCACCGCAAGGAGCCGCGCGGGATCGGCGGGATCTTCTTCGACGATTTCGCCGACCAGGACTTCGACTTCAGCTTCGCTTTGATGCAGAGCGTGGGCGACCACTTCCTGGGGGCCTACGCGCCCATCCTGGACCGCCGCAAGGACACGCCGTACGGCGAGCGCGAGCGCGACTTCCAGGCCTATCGTCGTGGCCGGTACGTCGAGTTCAACCTGGTCTGGGACCGGGGTACCCTGTTCGGGCTCCAGTCGGGTGGGCGCACCGAGTCGATCCTCATGTCCATGCCCCCCATGGCGGCGTGGCGCTACGACTGGCACCCCGAGGCGGGCAGCCCCGAGGCCAAGCTCTACACCGACTTCCTCATCAGCAAGGATTGGATCTAA
- a CDS encoding copper chaperone PCu(A)C, with translation MKRLALATLLVSLWAPAALAAGPLKVEAPWVREAPPTARVLAGYATFRNAGAEPDALVAVKTEVADRVEIHTMAMRGGVMRMQAIPFLEIPAKGTAKLVPGGAHLMIYDPKRPLRDGETVPMTFVFRGGTELRLSVPVRKVQG, from the coding sequence ATGAAACGTCTCGCCCTCGCGACGCTCTTGGTTTCCCTCTGGGCCCCCGCCGCTCTGGCCGCCGGCCCCCTCAAGGTCGAGGCCCCCTGGGTCCGCGAGGCACCCCCCACCGCGCGGGTCCTGGCGGGCTACGCCACCTTCCGCAACGCGGGCGCTGAGCCCGACGCGCTGGTGGCGGTGAAGACCGAGGTGGCCGATCGGGTCGAGATCCACACCATGGCCATGCGCGGCGGCGTGATGCGGATGCAGGCCATCCCCTTCCTCGAGATTCCTGCCAAGGGCACGGCGAAGCTGGTGCCGGGCGGCGCCCACCTCATGATCTACGACCCGAAGCGTCCCCTGCGCGACGGCGAGACGGTGCCCATGACCTTCGTCTTCCGGGGCGGCACCGAGCTGCGCCTTTCAGTTCCCGTCCGCAAGGTCCAGGGCTGA
- a CDS encoding PAS domain-containing protein: MALLPRLSFNPYDWPLQRTLVVLFLLIATLSLLPLSLLHASNTRQELERQTRERMLIAARDTSTELEAYLDRLLAHACFLATEQPRMRALLLGKDEHSPTESPMVERIRKRYGYHGIAALRPDGTPLWQVGTDLRPWRDALAPALRKASAGQATLSDMLKDAQGRPVALAAVAPVRRTPNTPPSALLVLLDSPDALRRIVAHDRASIGAHSFGALLDHDLTRLIHGADPRLEGLKPHALPENFERMRERPLTPHFYRAQLAHDHAPGFGMVVFLRTMPWSYSLLVPESYYMAPIWRALHQDALLFLGLLLSLGVLATLIGRWYLRPVAGLQATALAWQHGQLDARALPSGRNEIGLLGQTFNQMADQLQGYTRNLEEMVEARTRELVQLNEVLRDRERRLIQAQGIAQLGSWEWEIETGRVAWSEGYYLITGKDPASWAPSFEHFLQTVHPDDRDRVDGAMQAALKGEASYDLEFRLAESPDGIRTMHAQGEVLRDLEGHPLRMYGFIQDITERKRLEDELRRRYEGLKELDRLKNNFINALTHELRTPLTAVLGYAELLEDEAGGPLSREQRDFIHEIQRGGKRLESLLNDLLDFVRIEAGSFHLSLAEADFTAQARAAIDELTPLAAETGVTLKGPLPDTPVTLCMDARRIKQVLSKLLSNAIKFSPAQGVVEVRVQREGAWLRCEIQDQGEGIAPEDQADIFQRFVQLEGGVRKGKGAGLGLSISKALVEAHGGAIGVMSACGAGSTFWFTLPLVPEG; this comes from the coding sequence ATGGCCCTGCTACCACGGCTCTCCTTCAACCCGTACGACTGGCCGCTACAGCGCACGCTGGTGGTCCTCTTCCTCCTGATCGCGACCCTCTCGCTGTTGCCGCTCTCCCTGCTCCACGCCTCCAACACGCGGCAGGAGCTCGAGCGCCAGACCCGCGAGCGCATGCTGATCGCCGCCCGGGACACCAGCACCGAGCTCGAAGCCTACCTCGATCGCTTGCTCGCGCACGCGTGCTTTCTCGCCACCGAGCAGCCCCGGATGCGCGCGCTGCTGCTTGGCAAGGACGAGCACTCCCCGACCGAGAGCCCCATGGTCGAGCGGATCCGCAAGCGCTACGGCTACCACGGCATCGCCGCCCTGCGGCCGGACGGCACCCCCCTCTGGCAAGTCGGCACGGACCTGCGGCCCTGGCGCGACGCCTTGGCCCCGGCCCTGCGCAAGGCCAGCGCCGGCCAGGCAACGCTCTCCGACATGCTCAAGGACGCGCAGGGGCGGCCGGTCGCGCTGGCCGCCGTGGCCCCGGTGCGGCGCACGCCCAATACGCCGCCGAGCGCCCTCTTGGTGCTGCTCGACTCGCCCGACGCCCTGCGCCGGATCGTGGCGCACGACCGCGCGAGCATCGGCGCCCACAGCTTCGGCGCCCTGCTCGACCATGACCTGACGCGCCTGATCCACGGCGCCGATCCGCGCCTCGAAGGCCTCAAGCCCCACGCCCTGCCCGAGAATTTCGAGCGCATGCGCGAGCGGCCCCTGACCCCCCACTTCTACCGGGCCCAGCTCGCGCACGACCACGCACCGGGCTTCGGCATGGTCGTCTTCCTGCGCACCATGCCCTGGAGCTACTCGCTCCTGGTCCCCGAGTCGTACTACATGGCCCCCATCTGGCGCGCGCTGCACCAGGACGCCCTCCTCTTCCTAGGGCTGCTGCTCTCCTTGGGGGTGCTCGCCACCCTCATCGGGCGCTGGTACCTGCGGCCCGTCGCCGGCCTCCAGGCGACCGCACTCGCGTGGCAGCACGGTCAGCTGGACGCCCGCGCCTTGCCGAGCGGCCGCAACGAGATCGGCCTGCTCGGCCAGACCTTCAACCAGATGGCCGACCAGCTCCAGGGCTACACGCGCAACCTCGAGGAGATGGTCGAGGCCCGTACCCGAGAGCTGGTGCAGCTCAACGAGGTGCTGCGCGATCGCGAGCGCCGGCTCATCCAGGCCCAGGGCATCGCACAACTCGGCAGCTGGGAGTGGGAGATCGAAACAGGGCGCGTCGCCTGGAGCGAGGGATACTACCTCATCACGGGCAAGGACCCCGCAAGCTGGGCCCCCTCGTTCGAGCACTTCCTGCAGACCGTCCATCCGGACGACCGCGACCGGGTCGATGGGGCGATGCAGGCGGCCCTGAAGGGGGAGGCGAGCTACGACCTGGAGTTCCGGCTCGCCGAGTCGCCCGACGGCATCCGGACCATGCACGCGCAAGGCGAGGTCCTCCGGGATCTCGAAGGGCACCCCCTTCGCATGTACGGCTTCATCCAGGACATCACCGAGCGCAAGCGCCTCGAAGACGAGCTGCGGCGACGCTACGAGGGCCTCAAGGAGCTCGATCGCCTCAAGAACAACTTCATCAACGCCCTCACCCACGAGCTGCGCACCCCGCTCACCGCGGTGCTCGGGTACGCCGAACTGCTCGAGGACGAGGCGGGGGGGCCCCTGAGCCGCGAGCAGCGCGACTTCATCCACGAGATCCAGCGGGGCGGCAAACGCCTGGAGTCCCTGCTCAACGACCTCTTGGACTTCGTGCGGATCGAAGCCGGGAGCTTTCACCTCAGCCTGGCCGAGGCCGACTTCACGGCCCAGGCCCGCGCGGCCATCGACGAGCTTACGCCGCTCGCCGCCGAGACCGGCGTCACCCTCAAGGGGCCCTTGCCCGACACCCCCGTGACCCTGTGCATGGACGCGCGCCGGATCAAGCAGGTGCTCTCCAAGCTGCTCTCCAACGCCATCAAGTTCTCCCCGGCCCAGGGGGTCGTGGAGGTGCGGGTCCAGCGCGAGGGGGCCTGGCTACGCTGCGAGATCCAGGACCAGGGCGAGGGGATCGCCCCGGAGGATCAGGCCGACATCTTCCAGCGCTTCGTGCAGCTCGAAGGGGGCGTGCGCAAGGGCAAAGGCGCAGGGCTCGGCCTGAGCATCAGCAAGGCCCTGGTCGAGGCGCACGGCGGCGCCATCGGGGTCATGAGCGCATGCGGCGCGGGCAGCACCTTCTGGTTCACCCTGCCCCTCGTCCCGGAAGGCTGA
- the hemJ gene encoding protoporphyrinogen oxidase HemJ gives MPVSLYLWVKAIHVIAVIAWMAAMLYLPRLYVYHAMETDQTVMDRFQVMERRLLRAIMNPAMIVSLLAGLAMIGMNPALLKMPWFHVKLTMLVGMFACHGIYSAARKKLIANPHYKSDKYFRILNEVPTLLMIIIVIMVIVRPF, from the coding sequence ATGCCCGTTTCGCTCTACCTCTGGGTCAAGGCCATCCACGTCATCGCGGTCATCGCCTGGATGGCGGCCATGCTCTACCTGCCCCGGCTCTACGTCTACCACGCCATGGAGACCGACCAGACGGTCATGGACCGCTTCCAGGTCATGGAGCGCCGCCTGCTGCGCGCCATCATGAACCCGGCGATGATCGTGAGCCTGCTCGCGGGTCTCGCCATGATCGGCATGAACCCCGCCCTGCTCAAGATGCCCTGGTTCCACGTCAAGCTGACCATGCTCGTCGGCATGTTCGCCTGCCACGGCATCTACTCGGCGGCGCGCAAGAAGCTCATCGCCAACCCGCACTACAAGTCGGACAAGTACTTCCGGATCCTCAACGAGGTCCCCACCCTCCTGATGATCATCATCGTCATCATGGTCATCGTCCGCCCTTTTTAA